The Planktothrix tepida PCC 9214 genome window below encodes:
- a CDS encoding type ISP restriction/modification enzyme, which produces MIRTQKFTAIIEREGDGYVALCPEFDIASQGDSIENARNNLIEALELFFEVADPSEIQNRLRLNGGYLMTKYYHIDIWGSREDKYRYLNENDFTTIEWKEIFPTSPFYLFIPQNKDLLAEYNQGWKITDIMPVNSVGIVTARDSLTIRWSEQEVQDTVQDFVSLPIEVARQKYDLGKDARDWQVELAQNDLKKNGIENSNIVPILYRPFDIRFTYYTGQTRGFICMPRFEVMGNMLKDNLAIVSARSNKSKDCDHFYCSRFITETKCGESTTQSCLFPLYIYPDTQNDQGTLFTERTPNFSENFLSEIKAKLGYIPTPEKFLYYAYSIFQSPTYRKRYAEFLKIDFPRLPLTSNEPLFNNLATKGEELVKLHLMESQQLNRLITQYQGEGDNKVTEVTYKPQQQRIYINKTCYFEGIQPEIWEFKIGGYQVLDKWLKDRKKANRSLSFEDILHYQKIVVALTATLKIMKEIDQIIPEWPIQ; this is translated from the coding sequence ATGATCCGAACCCAAAAATTTACAGCAATTATTGAGCGTGAAGGTGATGGTTATGTTGCTTTATGTCCAGAATTCGATATTGCTAGTCAAGGTGATTCTATTGAAAATGCAAGAAATAATTTGATTGAAGCTTTAGAATTGTTTTTTGAAGTGGCTGATCCTTCAGAAATCCAAAATCGCTTACGCTTAAATGGAGGTTATCTAATGACTAAATATTATCATATTGATATCTGGGGTTCACGGGAAGATAAGTATCGTTATCTTAATGAAAATGATTTTACTACAATAGAGTGGAAAGAAATTTTTCCGACTTCACCTTTTTATCTTTTTATTCCTCAAAATAAAGATTTATTAGCTGAATATAATCAAGGCTGGAAAATTACGGATATAATGCCTGTTAATTCGGTAGGTATTGTTACTGCAAGAGACTCATTAACCATAAGATGGTCAGAGCAGGAAGTCCAAGATACGGTTCAAGATTTTGTTTCACTTCCTATAGAAGTCGCTAGACAAAAATATGATTTAGGAAAAGATGCACGAGATTGGCAGGTTGAACTTGCTCAAAATGATTTAAAGAAAAATGGAATTGAAAATAGTAATATTGTCCCGATTTTATATCGTCCTTTTGATATTAGATTTACTTACTATACAGGACAAACAAGAGGGTTTATTTGTATGCCTCGGTTTGAAGTCATGGGTAATATGTTAAAAGATAATCTAGCCATTGTCTCTGCTAGAAGCAATAAATCAAAAGACTGTGATCATTTTTATTGTTCTCGTTTTATCACTGAAACGAAATGTGGAGAATCCACAACTCAATCTTGTCTTTTCCCGCTTTATATTTACCCAGATACTCAAAATGACCAAGGGACATTATTTACAGAGCGCACCCCTAACTTTTCCGAAAACTTCCTCAGTGAAATTAAAGCAAAATTAGGATATATCCCAACCCCAGAAAAATTTTTATATTATGCTTATTCTATTTTCCAGAGTCCTACCTATCGAAAACGATATGCAGAATTCCTAAAAATAGACTTTCCTCGTTTACCCCTAACTAGCAATGAGCCATTATTTAATAATTTAGCCACAAAAGGTGAAGAATTAGTTAAATTACATTTAATGGAATCTCAACAACTCAATCGTTTAATTACCCAATATCAAGGAGAAGGAGATAACAAGGTTACAGAAGTCACCTATAAACCTCAACAGCAACGAATATATATTAATAAAACTTGTTATTTTGAAGGAATACAGCCGGAAATCTGGGAATTTAAAATCGGAGGCTATCAAGTATTAGATAAATGGTTAAAAGATCGTAAAAAAGCCAATCGTAGTTTATCCTTTGAAGATATTCTGCATTATCAAAAAATTGTTGTAGCGTTAACAGCAACCTTAAAGATAATGAAAGAGATTGATCAAATCATTCCTGAATGGCCCATTCAATAA
- a CDS encoding N-6 DNA methylase: MTNILENFGKTTRQEDPVVHFYETFLAAYDAALRKSRGVYYTPEPVVSFIVRSVDLILKNRFNLALGLADYSQDKTTKQPRVQILDPATGTGTFLYTVVNQIYQNLDEMGLGSSWNDYVKEHLFNRLYGFELLMAPYAIAHLKLGLQLQNYGYQFQQKQRLGIYLTNTLDEALKKSEILFGQYVAQEANEAAAIKRDFPVMIVIGNPPYSGHSANNSEWISGLVKDYYYVDGVPLGERNPKWLQDDYVKFIRFGQWRIDRTGSGILAFITNHGYLDNPTFRGMRQSLEKTFDEIYIMDLHGNSKKKEVTPNGLPDKNVFDIQQGVAVCFMIKYPQETR; the protein is encoded by the coding sequence ATGACGAATATTTTAGAAAATTTTGGCAAAACTACCCGACAGGAAGATCCGGTTGTACATTTTTATGAAACCTTTCTCGCGGCTTATGATGCTGCTTTGCGGAAAAGTCGAGGGGTTTATTATACACCTGAACCTGTAGTATCTTTTATTGTCCGTTCAGTAGATTTAATTCTTAAAAATCGGTTTAATTTAGCGTTAGGTTTGGCTGATTATAGTCAAGATAAAACCACAAAACAGCCGAGGGTACAAATTCTTGATCCCGCAACGGGAACGGGAACATTTCTCTATACTGTGGTGAATCAAATTTACCAAAATTTAGATGAAATGGGGTTAGGAAGTAGTTGGAATGATTATGTTAAGGAGCATTTATTTAATCGGTTATATGGATTTGAATTGTTAATGGCTCCTTATGCGATCGCTCACTTAAAATTAGGATTACAATTACAAAATTATGGTTATCAATTTCAACAGAAACAACGGTTAGGGATTTATTTAACCAATACTTTAGACGAAGCGTTAAAAAAATCTGAGATTTTATTTGGTCAATATGTCGCCCAAGAAGCCAATGAAGCCGCTGCTATTAAACGAGATTTTCCAGTGATGATAGTCATCGGTAATCCCCCTTATTCGGGACATTCTGCGAATAACAGTGAATGGATATCAGGATTAGTAAAAGACTATTATTATGTAGATGGTGTACCTTTAGGAGAACGTAACCCGAAATGGTTACAAGATGATTATGTTAAATTTATTCGGTTTGGACAATGGCGAATTGACCGTACAGGTTCAGGAATTTTAGCATTTATTACCAATCATGGTTATCTGGATAATCCTACCTTTCGAGGAATGCGACAAAGTTTAGAGAAAACCTTTGATGAAATTTATATAATGGATTTACATGGGAATAGTAAGAAAAAAGAAGTGACTCCTAATGGTTTACCCGATAAAAATGTATTTGATATTCAGCAGGGTGTCGCTGTTTGTTTTATGATTAAATATCCCCAGGAAACAAGATGA
- a CDS encoding Uma2 family endonuclease has translation MIASTVSPPATIPPLENGDKLTRIQFERRYQAMPEIKKAELIEGIVYMASPVRAKKHSKPHSHMITWLGTYEAATPGVETLDNATVRLDADNEPQPDALLRIEQGGQSTISEDDYVEGAPELIVEIAASTASIDLHHKLNVYRRNQVQEYLVWRIYDSEFDWFRLNGGEYIKLESDSNGIIYSQVFPGLWLDKSALLAGNLAKVLEGLQQGLASQSHQDFVQQLVKE, from the coding sequence ATGATCGCTTCTACTGTTTCTCCTCCGGCAACAATTCCGCCATTAGAAAACGGCGACAAACTAACTCGTATCCAATTTGAACGCCGTTATCAAGCAATGCCTGAAATCAAAAAGGCAGAATTAATCGAAGGAATCGTTTACATGGCATCTCCAGTTAGAGCAAAAAAACATAGCAAACCTCATTCTCACATGATCACTTGGTTAGGAACCTACGAAGCAGCTACACCAGGAGTGGAAACACTGGATAATGCCACTGTGCGCCTTGATGCCGATAACGAACCGCAACCAGATGCTTTATTAAGAATAGAACAGGGTGGACAATCGACGATTAGCGAAGATGATTATGTCGAAGGTGCGCCAGAATTAATTGTAGAAATTGCTGCTTCTACTGCCTCAATAGATTTACATCACAAACTTAACGTTTACCGTCGAAATCAAGTACAAGAATATTTAGTCTGGCGAATTTATGATAGTGAATTTGATTGGTTTAGGTTAAATGGGGGAGAATATATTAAACTTGAATCTGATAGCAACGGTATCATTTATTCGCAAGTTTTTCCCGGTTTATGGTTAGATAAATCGGCTTTATTAGCGGGAAATTTAGCCAAAGTTTTAGAAGGATTACAACAAGGATTGGCAAGTCAGTCCCATCAAGACTTTGTGCAACAATTAGTTAAAGAATAG
- a CDS encoding Uma2 family endonuclease — MISTTISPKLTIPPLENGDQLTRAEFERRYSAMPHQKKAELIEGVVYMASPLRITNHGNPHARIMTWLGYYWSGTPGIELGDNATVRLDLDNEPQPDALLRIEVGGQSRISQDGYVEGAPELIVEIAASTVSIDVNQKLKVYRRNQVQEYLVWRVDDHEFDWFRLNAGEYIKLESDSNGIIYSQVFPGLWLDKAALLAGNLAQVLAVLQQGLASQSHQDFVQQLAQE; from the coding sequence ATGATATCAACAACAATTTCTCCTAAATTAACGATTCCTCCTTTAGAAAACGGAGATCAACTAACCCGTGCTGAATTTGAGCGTCGTTATTCTGCTATGCCTCATCAGAAAAAGGCAGAATTAATTGAAGGAGTCGTTTATATGGCATCGCCTTTGCGAATCACTAATCATGGCAATCCTCACGCTCGAATCATGACATGGTTAGGATACTATTGGTCGGGTACACCAGGAATTGAATTGGGGGATAATGCTACAGTACGTCTCGATTTGGATAATGAACCTCAACCTGATGCACTACTAAGAATTGAAGTTGGCGGACAATCTAGGATTAGTCAGGATGGCTATGTCGAAGGTGCACCAGAATTAATCGTAGAAATTGCTGCCAGCACTGTGTCAATTGATGTTAACCAAAAATTGAAAGTTTATCGTCGAAATCAAGTACAAGAATATTTAGTTTGGCGAGTTGATGATCATGAATTTGATTGGTTTAGGTTAAATGCTGGAGAATATATTAAACTTGAATCTGATAGCAACGGTATCATTTATTCGCAAGTTTTCCCTGGTTTATGGTTAGATAAAGCAGCTTTATTAGCGGGAAATTTAGCCCAAGTTTTAGCGGTTTTGCAACAAGGTTTGGCAAGTCAGTCCCATCAAGATTTTGTGCAACAATTAGCTCAGGAGTAG
- a CDS encoding response regulator, which produces MKILLVEDDEMTANILAQELTTHHYTVEIATDGQMGLELAQSIPYDLIILDIMLPNLDGINLCRQLRSHGSQIPILLLSAKENSSDRVMGLEAGADDYVIKPYELPELIARIQALLRRGSSTLPPVLTWEKLQLQPEACQVTYDGQLLHLTPKEYGILELFLRNPRRIFSRSAILDHIWLSGEFPQEDAVSTQIKGLRQKLKGAGITINLIETVYGLGYRLKALPEEVPTAKTPLEQRTLSTPMSVVSADNKWQAQVQVQAVMQQVWDNFKEGFDLRMAVFEQAIAQLSTGSLAQELRDSVQGEVHRLIGSLGSLGLPQGSEVARQIEQLLHLESLGENEARQLEEWVGHLKQIVDSKPSTMALTSGFNLGSGRLLVVGGDTELTQQIQRKALIWGFQVEVTTDLTTARRSIASHLPDVILLDLTFPQTPENGMTLLAELAQHHPQIPVLVLTTQNELGVRVEVARLGGNVCLEKPISPEEILKAVSYELNRPQKPEAKILIVDDDYQLLAALSSLLVPWGFQVKTLADPQEFEETLGFSVPDLLILDIEMPGFSGIELCQVIRGDPRWRELPVLFLSAHHNPEIIHQVFAVGADDYVQKPIIGPELIARILNRLERTRILKRFAEIDELTGTATRHKSILDLERLIRLAQRQNQPLCFIILDLDHFKQVNDLHGHEVGDRILCQFGRHLKQFFRSEDIVARWGGEEFVLGLYGMTREQGAKRLNEFLNIWGQQKFIHQTFQVTFSAGVAEYSQDGAKLQALYSAADAALYQAKEMGRNRVLILNTPIIEKL; this is translated from the coding sequence ATGAAAATTCTGCTCGTAGAAGATGACGAGATGACAGCAAATATCCTAGCACAAGAACTCACGACTCACCATTACACGGTTGAGATAGCAACAGATGGTCAAATGGGTTTGGAACTGGCTCAATCTATCCCCTATGATCTCATCATCCTCGATATTATGCTTCCGAATTTAGATGGAATTAATCTGTGTCGCCAATTGCGATCGCACGGGTCACAAATACCGATTTTACTATTAAGTGCAAAGGAAAATAGTAGTGATCGGGTCATGGGTTTAGAAGCCGGAGCCGATGATTATGTGATCAAGCCCTACGAACTCCCTGAATTAATCGCTCGAATTCAAGCTTTATTGCGACGAGGTAGTTCAACCTTACCTCCGGTATTGACCTGGGAAAAACTTCAACTTCAGCCAGAAGCTTGCCAAGTGACCTATGACGGACAACTGTTACACCTAACCCCAAAAGAATACGGTATTTTAGAGCTTTTCCTCCGCAATCCTCGGCGAATCTTTAGCCGCAGTGCGATTTTAGATCACATCTGGCTAAGCGGGGAATTCCCCCAAGAAGATGCCGTCTCCACCCAAATCAAAGGGTTGCGACAGAAGCTCAAAGGAGCGGGAATAACGATCAATCTGATTGAGACGGTGTACGGATTGGGTTATCGGCTAAAAGCTCTACCGGAAGAAGTTCCCACCGCCAAGACACCACTAGAGCAAAGAACCCTATCCACTCCAATGTCTGTGGTTTCAGCAGACAACAAGTGGCAAGCTCAAGTCCAAGTTCAGGCTGTTATGCAACAAGTCTGGGACAACTTCAAAGAAGGTTTTGATCTGCGGATGGCGGTTTTCGAGCAAGCCATTGCCCAACTCTCGACCGGAAGTCTAGCTCAGGAACTGCGAGATTCTGTTCAAGGGGAGGTGCATCGATTGATTGGCTCACTCGGTTCATTGGGCTTACCACAAGGTTCAGAAGTCGCACGACAGATTGAACAGTTGCTTCACTTAGAGTCGTTAGGTGAAAATGAGGCGCGACAACTGGAAGAATGGGTTGGGCATCTTAAACAAATTGTAGACAGCAAGCCATCGACAATGGCACTGACTTCCGGTTTCAATCTGGGGTCGGGTCGGTTGTTGGTTGTTGGTGGTGATACAGAACTGACTCAACAGATTCAACGAAAAGCACTCATTTGGGGTTTTCAGGTGGAAGTGACAACAGACTTAACAACAGCAAGAAGATCCATTGCATCCCATCTACCGGATGTCATTCTTCTTGACCTCACTTTTCCCCAGACTCCAGAAAATGGAATGACCCTACTCGCTGAATTGGCGCAACACCACCCCCAAATTCCTGTGTTAGTGCTGACGACCCAAAATGAGTTAGGCGTTCGAGTAGAAGTTGCCCGTTTGGGCGGAAATGTCTGTTTAGAAAAACCCATTAGTCCAGAAGAAATTCTCAAAGCCGTTAGTTACGAACTCAACCGCCCCCAGAAACCGGAAGCCAAAATCCTGATTGTCGATGATGATTATCAGCTACTAGCGGCCTTATCAAGTCTCTTAGTGCCTTGGGGCTTTCAGGTCAAAACCTTAGCAGACCCCCAGGAATTTGAGGAAACTCTCGGATTTTCTGTACCCGATTTGCTGATTTTAGATATTGAGATGCCCGGTTTTAGTGGCATTGAACTGTGTCAAGTCATTCGCGGTGATCCACGTTGGCGCGAGTTGCCTGTGCTGTTTCTATCTGCTCATCATAATCCTGAAATCATCCATCAGGTGTTCGCTGTCGGTGCAGATGACTATGTGCAGAAACCCATTATTGGGCCTGAACTGATTGCCCGCATTTTAAATCGTCTGGAGCGAACCCGAATTCTTAAGAGATTTGCAGAAATTGATGAACTCACAGGTACAGCAACTCGGCACAAATCTATTTTGGATTTAGAGCGATTAATCCGTTTGGCACAGCGCCAAAATCAACCGTTGTGTTTTATCATTCTCGACTTAGACCACTTCAAACAAGTCAATGATCTACACGGTCATGAGGTGGGAGATAGAATTCTTTGCCAATTCGGAAGGCACTTAAAGCAGTTCTTTCGGTCTGAAGATATCGTCGCTCGTTGGGGTGGCGAGGAATTTGTTCTCGGTTTATATGGTATGACGCGAGAGCAGGGTGCAAAACGGCTGAATGAATTCTTGAATATCTGGGGTCAGCAGAAGTTTATTCATCAAACCTTTCAAGTCACATTCAGTGCCGGAGTCGCTGAGTATTCTCAGGATGGTGCTAAATTACAAGCCCTTTATTCAGCCGCTGATGCCGCCCTATACCAAGCTAAGGAAATGGGTCGAAACCGAGTCCTGATCTTGAATACTCCCATCATTGAGAAGCTCTGA
- a CDS encoding late competence development ComFB family protein, giving the protein MENKLLNLTLPFVIEEIDNILETYPKSLHQETFSANNLRQELVAYVLSRVPNKYIVVDKTENLEQTKLSIAYSSQRFLDIEYYIHLGIRDIFGIFSSNNMDIQPNNNQNFRNSRKVS; this is encoded by the coding sequence ATGGAAAATAAGCTACTCAATCTGACTTTACCTTTCGTCATTGAGGAGATTGACAACATTTTAGAAACCTATCCTAAGTCTCTCCATCAGGAAACTTTCTCGGCTAATAACTTACGTCAGGAATTAGTTGCTTATGTTCTGAGTCGTGTTCCTAATAAATACATTGTAGTAGACAAAACAGAAAACCTGGAACAGACAAAATTATCGATTGCCTATTCAAGTCAACGGTTCTTAGATATCGAATATTATATTCATTTAGGCATCCGTGATATTTTTGGCATTTTTAGCTCAAATAACATGGACATTCAACCCAATAATAATCAAAATTTTCGCAATTCCCGAAAAGTAAGTTAA
- a CDS encoding response regulator: MTNLVTPGKQILFIDDESNIRQIVKICLETLGGWNVSLAASGQEGLVKAVSEKPDAILLDVMMPDMDGLAVLQQLQANPVTQPIPVIFLTARRSLTEPHRFQALGVKGAIAKPFDSLTLVPQIAHALGWNL; encoded by the coding sequence ATGACTAATCTAGTGACTCCAGGTAAACAAATTTTATTTATTGATGATGAATCCAACATCCGACAAATCGTGAAAATATGTTTGGAAACACTAGGGGGTTGGAATGTATCATTGGCAGCTTCGGGTCAAGAGGGTTTAGTGAAGGCTGTTTCAGAGAAGCCTGATGCGATTCTACTGGATGTGATGATGCCTGATATGGATGGTTTAGCTGTATTGCAACAACTACAAGCGAATCCTGTTACCCAGCCTATCCCCGTGATATTTTTAACGGCAAGACGCAGTTTGACTGAACCTCATCGGTTTCAAGCGTTGGGTGTGAAAGGTGCGATCGCTAAACCCTTTGATTCTCTCACCCTAGTTCCCCAAATTGCCCATGCTCTCGGCTGGAATCTATAG